Proteins encoded together in one Caballeronia sp. NK8 window:
- the gltA gene encoding citrate synthase — MTPSDVKATLSFSDNSPSVEMPIYKGTLGPDVIDIRKLYGQTGKFTYDPGFMSTAACNSAITYIDGDKGELLYRGYPIEQLAVNADFLETCYLLLKGELPNEAQNKEFVDTVTRHTMVHEQMHFFFRGFRRDAHPMAVLTAAVGALSAFYHDSLNINDPRHREVSAIRMIAKLPTLVAMAYKFSIGQPFVYPKNELSYSANFMHMMFANPCEEYKVNDVLVRALDRILILHADHEQNASTSTVRLAGSSGANPFACIAAGIACLWGPAHGGANEAALNMLEEIGSVDNIPEFIKQVKDKNSGVKLMGFGHRVYKNYDPRAKLMRETCHEVLEELGLHDDPLFKLAMELEKIALEDEYFVSRKLYPNVDFYSGIVQRALGIPTSMFTCIFAMARTVGWIAQWNEMIADPEQKIGRPRQLFIGQTAREAKPLAKR, encoded by the coding sequence ATGACCCCGTCAGATGTTAAAGCCACGCTATCGTTCAGCGACAACTCGCCGAGCGTCGAAATGCCGATCTACAAGGGCACGTTGGGCCCGGACGTGATCGACATCCGCAAGTTGTACGGTCAGACCGGCAAGTTCACGTATGACCCGGGCTTCATGTCGACGGCGGCGTGCAACTCCGCGATCACGTACATCGACGGCGACAAGGGCGAGCTGCTGTATCGCGGCTACCCGATCGAGCAGTTGGCCGTGAACGCCGACTTCCTCGAGACCTGCTATCTGCTCCTGAAGGGCGAACTGCCGAACGAAGCGCAGAACAAGGAATTCGTGGACACGGTCACGCGTCACACGATGGTGCACGAACAGATGCACTTCTTCTTCCGCGGCTTCCGTCGCGACGCGCATCCGATGGCCGTGCTGACGGCTGCGGTGGGCGCGCTGTCGGCGTTCTATCACGACTCGCTGAACATCAACGATCCGCGTCACCGTGAAGTGTCGGCCATTCGCATGATCGCGAAGCTGCCGACGCTCGTCGCGATGGCGTACAAGTTCAGCATCGGCCAGCCGTTCGTGTATCCAAAGAACGAACTCTCGTACAGCGCGAACTTCATGCACATGATGTTCGCCAACCCGTGCGAAGAGTACAAGGTCAACGACGTGCTCGTGCGCGCGCTCGACCGCATCCTGATCCTGCACGCGGACCACGAGCAGAACGCGTCGACGTCTACCGTGCGTCTCGCCGGTTCGTCGGGCGCGAACCCGTTCGCGTGTATCGCGGCAGGTATCGCGTGTCTGTGGGGCCCGGCGCACGGCGGCGCAAACGAAGCCGCGCTGAACATGCTGGAAGAGATCGGCTCGGTCGACAACATTCCCGAGTTCATCAAGCAGGTGAAGGACAAGAATTCGGGCGTGAAGCTGATGGGCTTCGGTCACCGCGTGTACAAGAACTACGACCCGCGCGCGAAGCTGATGCGCGAGACGTGCCACGAAGTGCTCGAAGAACTCGGCCTGCACGACGACCCGCTCTTCAAGCTCGCGATGGAACTCGAAAAGATCGCGCTGGAAGACGAATACTTCGTGTCGCGCAAGCTGTATCCGAATGTCGACTTCTACTCGGGCATCGTGCAGCGCGCGCTGGGCATCCCGACGTCGATGTTCACGTGTATCTTCGCGATGGCGCGTACGGTCGGCTGGATCGCGCAGTGGAACGAAATGATTGCGGATCCGGAGCAGAAGATTGGCCGTCCGCGTCAGTTGTTCATCGGTCAGACGGCGCGTGAAGCGAAGCCGCTGGCGAAGCGGTAA
- the leuC gene encoding 3-isopropylmalate dehydratase large subunit, producing the protein MAQTLYDKLWNTHVIHTEEDGTSILYIDRHLLHEVTSPQAFEGLKLAERPVWRISANLAVSDHNVPTTDRSHGIADPVSKLQVDTLDQNCDAFGITQFKMNDLRQGIVHIIGPEQGATLPGMTIVCGDSHTSTHGAFGALAHGIGTSEVEHVLATQTLLQKKSKNMLVKVEGPLPRGCTAKDIVLAIIGKIGTAGGTGYAIEFGGSTIRALSMEGRMTVCNMAIEAGARAGMVAVDDTTINYLKDRPYSPHGVEWNQAVEYWRQFKSDPDAQFDRVVELNAAEIVPQVTWGTSPEMVTSIDGRVPDPEKEKDPVKRDAMERALTYMALQPNTPIESIKPDKIFIGSCTNARIEDLRAAAYVVKSLGKRVASNIRLAMVVPGSGLVKAQAEHEGLDKIFTNAGFEWREPGCSMCLAMNADRLDPGERCASTSNRNFEGRQGAGGRTHLVSPAMAAAAAIEGHFVDVRKLA; encoded by the coding sequence ATGGCACAGACTCTCTACGACAAACTGTGGAACACGCACGTGATCCACACGGAAGAGGACGGCACCTCGATCCTCTACATCGATCGTCACCTGCTGCATGAAGTGACGAGCCCGCAGGCGTTCGAGGGCCTGAAGCTGGCCGAGCGCCCGGTGTGGCGCATCAGCGCGAATCTGGCGGTGTCGGACCACAACGTGCCGACCACCGACCGCTCGCACGGCATCGCCGATCCGGTCTCCAAGCTCCAGGTCGATACGCTCGATCAAAACTGCGACGCCTTCGGCATCACGCAGTTCAAGATGAACGATCTGCGCCAGGGCATCGTGCACATCATCGGGCCGGAGCAGGGCGCGACGCTGCCGGGCATGACGATCGTCTGCGGCGACTCGCACACGTCCACGCACGGCGCATTCGGCGCGCTCGCGCATGGCATCGGCACGTCGGAAGTGGAGCACGTGCTCGCCACGCAGACGCTCCTGCAGAAGAAGAGCAAGAACATGCTCGTGAAGGTCGAAGGCCCGCTGCCGCGCGGCTGCACCGCGAAGGACATCGTGCTGGCGATCATCGGCAAGATCGGCACGGCGGGCGGCACGGGTTACGCCATCGAATTCGGCGGCTCGACCATCCGCGCCCTGTCGATGGAAGGCCGCATGACCGTCTGCAACATGGCGATCGAAGCAGGCGCGCGCGCGGGCATGGTCGCGGTCGACGACACCACCATCAATTACCTCAAGGACCGTCCGTACTCGCCGCATGGCGTCGAGTGGAATCAGGCGGTCGAATACTGGCGCCAGTTCAAATCGGACCCGGATGCGCAGTTCGATCGCGTCGTCGAACTGAACGCCGCCGAAATCGTGCCGCAAGTGACGTGGGGCACGTCGCCGGAAATGGTGACCTCGATCGATGGCCGCGTGCCCGATCCCGAGAAGGAAAAGGACCCGGTCAAGCGCGACGCGATGGAGCGCGCGCTGACCTACATGGCGCTGCAACCGAATACGCCGATCGAATCCATCAAGCCGGACAAGATTTTCATCGGCTCGTGCACCAATGCGCGTATCGAAGACTTGCGCGCGGCCGCGTATGTCGTGAAGTCGCTGGGCAAGCGCGTCGCGTCGAACATCCGTCTCGCGATGGTCGTGCCGGGCTCGGGTCTCGTGAAGGCGCAAGCCGAGCACGAAGGCCTCGACAAGATCTTCACGAACGCCGGTTTCGAATGGCGCGAGCCGGGCTGCTCGATGTGCCTCGCGATGAACGCTGACCGGCTCGATCCGGGCGAGCGCTGCGCCTCGACGTCGAACCGCAACTTCGAAGGCCGTCAGGGCGCGGGCGGGCGCACGCACCTCGTGAGCCCCGCGATGGCCGCCGCCGCCGCGATCGAAGGCCACTTCGTCGACGTGCGCAAGCTTGCGTGA
- a CDS encoding succinate dehydrogenase iron-sulfur subunit, whose protein sequence is MAKRIFEVYRYDPDKDAAPRMQTYELELEHERMLLDALVKLKSVDETLSFRRSCREGVCGSDAMNINGKNGLACLTNLNELPQKIVLRPLPGLPVVRDLICDFTQFFNQYHSIKPYLINDTPPPEKERLQSPVERDELDGLYECILCASCSTSCPSFWWNPDKFVGPAGLLQAYRFIADSRDQATGERLDNLEDPYRLFRCHTIMNCVDVCPKGLNPTKAIGKIKELMVRRAV, encoded by the coding sequence ATGGCAAAGAGAATTTTTGAAGTCTATCGCTACGATCCGGACAAGGACGCGGCGCCGCGCATGCAGACCTATGAGCTCGAACTCGAGCACGAGCGCATGTTGCTGGACGCGCTGGTGAAGCTGAAGTCGGTGGATGAGACGCTGTCGTTCCGTCGTTCGTGCCGTGAAGGCGTGTGCGGTTCGGACGCGATGAACATCAACGGCAAGAACGGCCTCGCGTGCCTGACGAACCTGAATGAACTGCCGCAGAAGATCGTGCTGCGTCCGCTGCCGGGGCTGCCGGTGGTGCGCGACCTGATCTGCGATTTCACGCAGTTCTTCAACCAGTATCATTCGATCAAGCCGTACCTGATCAACGATACGCCGCCGCCCGAGAAAGAGCGCCTGCAGTCGCCGGTGGAGCGCGATGAACTCGATGGTCTCTACGAGTGCATTCTGTGCGCGAGCTGCTCGACGTCGTGCCCGAGCTTCTGGTGGAACCCGGACAAGTTCGTGGGACCGGCGGGCCTGCTGCAAGCCTATCGCTTCATCGCGGACAGCCGCGATCAGGCGACGGGCGAACGGCTCGACAACCTGGAAGATCCGTATCGTCTGTTCCGTTGCCATACGATCATGAATTGCGTCGACGTGTGCCCCAAGGGGCTCAATCCGACCAAGGCGATCGGCAAGATCAAGGAATTGATGGTGCGGCGGGCTGTCTGA
- a CDS encoding AbrB/MazE/SpoVT family DNA-binding domain-containing protein codes for MKTTIRKMGNSQGVLIPKPFLAQLGLENEVEMNVEDDAIVLRRPRSRVREGWAEASRSIAASGDDKLVMGEFANDDDSELEW; via the coding sequence ATGAAAACCACCATCCGGAAGATGGGCAACTCGCAAGGGGTGCTCATACCCAAGCCGTTTCTGGCGCAACTGGGTCTGGAGAACGAAGTAGAGATGAACGTCGAAGACGATGCTATCGTGCTGCGTCGACCCCGTAGCAGGGTCCGCGAAGGCTGGGCTGAGGCAAGCAGGTCGATTGCCGCGAGCGGGGATGACAAGCTGGTGATGGGTGAGTTCGCCAACGACGATGATTCGGAGCTCGAATGGTAG
- the leuD gene encoding 3-isopropylmalate dehydratase small subunit produces the protein MEKFIVHSGLVAPLDRENVDTDAIIPKQFLKSIKRTGFGPNAFDEWRYLDVGQPGQDNSKRPLNPDFVLNQPRYQGASVLLTRKNFGCGSSREHAPWALDQYGFRAIIAPSFADIFYNNCFKNGLLPVVLTEQQVDKLFNETYAFVGFQLTIDLEAQVVRTGDGTEYAFEVPGFRKYCLLNGFDDIGLTLRHADKIRQYEAERLAKQPWLNHRLVG, from the coding sequence ATGGAAAAATTCATTGTGCATAGCGGCCTCGTCGCGCCGCTGGATCGCGAGAACGTCGACACGGACGCGATCATCCCGAAGCAGTTCCTGAAGTCGATCAAGCGAACCGGCTTCGGTCCGAATGCGTTCGACGAATGGCGTTATCTCGATGTCGGCCAGCCCGGTCAGGACAACAGCAAGCGTCCGCTCAATCCGGACTTCGTGCTGAACCAGCCGCGCTATCAGGGCGCGTCCGTTCTGCTCACGCGCAAGAACTTCGGTTGCGGCAGCTCGCGTGAGCACGCGCCCTGGGCGCTGGACCAGTATGGCTTTCGCGCGATCATCGCGCCGAGTTTCGCGGACATCTTCTACAACAACTGCTTCAAGAACGGCCTGCTGCCGGTCGTGTTGACGGAGCAGCAAGTCGACAAGCTGTTCAACGAGACCTATGCGTTCGTCGGCTTCCAGCTGACGATCGATCTCGAAGCGCAAGTCGTGCGTACGGGCGACGGCACGGAATACGCGTTCGAAGTGCCGGGCTTTCGCAAGTACTGTCTGCTGAACGGCTTCGACGATATCGGCCTCACGCTGCGTCACGCGGACAAGATCAGGCAATACGAAGCCGAGCGGCTCGCGAAGCAGCCGTGGCTGAATCACCGGCTCGTCGGATAA
- the asd gene encoding aspartate-semialdehyde dehydrogenase — protein sequence MNVGLVGWRGMVGSVLMQRMQQEGDFDLIEPVFFSTSNAGGNAPSFAKNETKLKDATSIDDLKKCDAIITCQGGDYTNDVYPKLRAAGWKGYWIDAASALRMKDDAVIILDPVNLDVIKDSLVKGGRDFIGGNCTVSLMLMALGGLFRENLVEWTTAMTYQAASGAGAQNMRELLQQMGVLYGAAKEDLADPSSAILDIDRRVLAAMNGERMPVDNFGVPLAGSLIPWIDKDLGNGMSKEEWKGGAETNKILGKPAMGAPGSIPVDGLCVRIGAMRCHSQALTVKLTKDVPLDEVHGILASANDWVKVVPNERDASIRDLSPAVVTGTLTVPVGRLRKLAMGGEYLSAFTVGDQLLWGAAEPLRRMLRILLDK from the coding sequence ATGAACGTAGGTCTCGTTGGTTGGCGCGGCATGGTCGGCAGCGTCCTGATGCAACGCATGCAGCAGGAAGGCGATTTCGACTTGATCGAACCGGTGTTCTTCAGCACCAGCAATGCGGGCGGCAACGCGCCGTCGTTCGCCAAGAACGAGACAAAGCTCAAAGACGCGACGAGCATCGACGACCTGAAAAAGTGCGACGCGATCATCACGTGCCAGGGCGGCGACTACACCAACGACGTGTATCCGAAGCTGCGCGCGGCGGGCTGGAAGGGCTACTGGATCGACGCGGCCTCGGCGCTACGCATGAAGGACGACGCGGTCATCATCCTCGATCCGGTGAACCTGGACGTCATCAAGGATTCGCTCGTGAAGGGCGGCCGTGACTTCATCGGCGGCAACTGCACGGTCAGCCTGATGCTGATGGCGCTCGGCGGCCTGTTCCGCGAGAACCTCGTCGAATGGACGACCGCGATGACCTATCAGGCCGCCTCGGGCGCGGGCGCGCAGAACATGCGCGAACTGCTGCAGCAGATGGGCGTGCTCTACGGTGCGGCGAAGGAAGATCTGGCGGACCCGTCGTCGGCGATTCTCGACATCGATCGCCGCGTGCTCGCCGCGATGAACGGCGAGCGCATGCCCGTCGACAACTTCGGCGTGCCGCTCGCCGGCTCGCTGATTCCGTGGATCGACAAGGATCTCGGCAACGGCATGTCGAAGGAAGAGTGGAAGGGCGGCGCGGAAACCAACAAGATTCTCGGCAAGCCGGCCATGGGCGCGCCGGGCTCGATTCCCGTCGATGGCCTCTGCGTGCGTATCGGCGCGATGCGCTGCCACTCGCAGGCGCTCACCGTCAAGCTCACGAAGGACGTGCCGCTGGACGAAGTGCACGGCATCCTCGCATCGGCGAACGACTGGGTGAAGGTCGTCCCGAACGAGCGCGACGCGTCGATTCGCGATCTCTCGCCGGCAGTCGTCACGGGCACGCTGACGGTGCCGGTCGGCCGTCTGCGCAAGCTGGCGATGGGCGGCGAATATCTGTCCGCATTTACTGTCGGCGATCAACTGTTGTGGGGCGCGGCCGAACCGCTGCGCCGCATGCTGCGCATTCTGCTCGACAAGTAA
- a CDS encoding type II toxin-antitoxin system PemK/MazF family toxin, protein MVARGDIWLVALDPTLGSEIQKTRPCVIVSPPEMHDHLRTVIVAPMTSKGASAPYRIPVSFKRKEGLVLLDQMRSVDRMRLVRKEGTLAGKTLSDALRTLQEVFAV, encoded by the coding sequence ATGGTAGCGCGCGGCGACATCTGGCTTGTGGCGCTCGACCCGACCTTGGGCAGCGAGATTCAGAAAACTCGGCCCTGCGTGATTGTTTCTCCGCCGGAAATGCACGACCACTTGCGCACTGTCATCGTCGCGCCGATGACTTCGAAAGGCGCCTCGGCACCCTACCGTATTCCCGTTTCGTTCAAGCGAAAGGAAGGACTCGTCCTTCTGGATCAGATGCGCAGCGTGGACAGGATGCGGCTCGTCAGGAAAGAAGGCACCCTGGCCGGCAAGACGCTGTCAGACGCGCTGCGCACGCTACAAGAAGTGTTTGCCGTCTAG
- a CDS encoding FimV/HubP family polar landmark protein, translated as MIQRPRRSLLSSSRAALAATGFAVCAMFWANPGDALAQASSAAAPGATGQTYAVKPGQSLSDIAGELTGSKDRDVRARAARALFDANPSAFGNHDINKLKLGAVLNVPADLGGATAAASPSAPAETPAPAPAPAPEAAAPVSESAAPAAPASAIEPHASAPAEVASAPEPQPEAASATQAPASAPASAAPASASHQGATAATIGLTPFIVAIVLVVIGALLLRMRRRKRRAAASGDLDRTPRTFSSLEEAQADAAARNEALRKEREAAAVSAGVGAAAATAASVESELPPTTESKPAEQPARDEPFAPVAPAARHADFVPPLPEAPAADAGAHEPHLREIEAREAARLEAEKWENEEREAAARQAAAQEAEEREIRAREAAAREALAHQMATREAEQREAELRQVTEREEQSRDAAAREIIAREAELRELQARAAEEQAAEQRAAEQRDIEELAAREAEKSGIAPDEEPVLAHRFPMPKFPQDAIQALGSLEMELPPRMELTIKPPAITEPATLASPPAELAPPQEAHPKALQQVPSLSQPIEQAPFVPQPVARPDPAQPPQSQAQSVASQIEAGTAGAASVAGLGATRFGPLSLDFDLGAASSTTEPIPALTPAQLATIARNKLELAAEYIELGDLSGARTLLQEVIESNDPATRQQAATLLSTLAPHS; from the coding sequence ATGATCCAACGACCTCGCCGGTCTCTCCTTTCGTCATCGCGTGCGGCGCTCGCCGCGACAGGTTTCGCCGTATGCGCGATGTTCTGGGCGAATCCCGGCGATGCGCTCGCCCAGGCGAGCAGCGCGGCGGCGCCGGGCGCGACGGGGCAGACGTACGCGGTCAAGCCGGGACAGTCGTTGAGCGATATCGCTGGCGAGCTCACTGGATCGAAGGACCGCGACGTACGCGCGCGTGCTGCGCGTGCGCTGTTCGACGCCAATCCGAGCGCGTTCGGAAATCACGATATCAACAAGCTGAAACTCGGCGCCGTGCTGAACGTGCCGGCCGATCTGGGTGGGGCGACGGCTGCGGCTTCCCCTTCCGCGCCCGCCGAAACGCCCGCTCCGGCTCCTGCGCCCGCTCCGGAAGCCGCGGCACCGGTATCGGAGAGCGCAGCGCCAGCGGCGCCCGCATCCGCCATCGAGCCGCATGCGAGCGCGCCTGCGGAGGTCGCCTCCGCGCCGGAGCCACAGCCCGAGGCCGCGTCTGCGACGCAGGCTCCAGCGAGTGCGCCAGCCAGCGCGGCGCCCGCATCCGCGAGTCATCAAGGCGCGACCGCCGCGACGATCGGCCTGACGCCGTTCATCGTTGCGATCGTGCTGGTGGTGATCGGTGCGCTGCTGCTCAGGATGCGCCGTCGCAAGCGGCGCGCGGCAGCGAGCGGCGACCTCGATCGCACTCCGCGAACCTTCTCCAGCCTCGAAGAAGCGCAAGCCGATGCGGCCGCGCGCAACGAAGCGCTTCGCAAGGAGCGTGAAGCTGCGGCGGTGAGTGCGGGCGTCGGCGCTGCAGCCGCGACGGCAGCGAGCGTCGAGAGCGAATTGCCGCCGACGACCGAATCGAAGCCCGCAGAGCAACCGGCTCGCGATGAGCCGTTCGCGCCCGTCGCGCCCGCGGCTCGACACGCCGACTTCGTTCCGCCCTTGCCCGAAGCCCCCGCAGCCGACGCCGGCGCGCACGAGCCGCACCTTCGCGAAATCGAGGCGCGCGAGGCGGCCCGCCTCGAGGCCGAGAAATGGGAAAACGAGGAACGCGAAGCCGCGGCACGTCAGGCAGCCGCGCAGGAGGCCGAGGAGCGCGAGATTCGTGCGCGCGAAGCCGCTGCGCGAGAAGCGCTCGCCCATCAAATGGCTACCCGCGAAGCCGAGCAGCGCGAGGCCGAATTGCGTCAGGTGACCGAGCGCGAGGAGCAGTCGCGCGACGCCGCCGCACGCGAGATCATCGCGCGCGAAGCCGAGTTGCGGGAATTGCAGGCGCGCGCCGCGGAAGAGCAGGCTGCCGAGCAGCGTGCCGCCGAGCAGCGCGACATCGAGGAACTGGCCGCGCGCGAAGCGGAAAAATCGGGTATCGCGCCGGACGAGGAGCCGGTGCTCGCGCATCGCTTTCCGATGCCGAAGTTCCCGCAGGACGCGATTCAGGCGCTGGGTTCGCTCGAAATGGAACTGCCGCCGCGCATGGAACTGACGATCAAGCCGCCCGCGATCACGGAGCCGGCCACGCTGGCCTCGCCGCCGGCTGAGCTTGCGCCGCCGCAGGAGGCGCATCCGAAGGCGCTTCAACAAGTGCCGTCCTTGTCGCAACCGATCGAACAGGCGCCGTTCGTCCCGCAACCGGTGGCGCGGCCCGATCCGGCGCAACCGCCGCAATCGCAGGCGCAGTCCGTCGCTTCGCAGATCGAAGCCGGCACGGCCGGTGCGGCGTCGGTGGCAGGCTTGGGCGCGACGAGATTCGGGCCGCTGAGCCTCGATTTCGATCTCGGCGCGGCGTCGAGCACCACCGAGCCGATTCCCG
- the leuB gene encoding 3-isopropylmalate dehydrogenase yields the protein MKIAVLPGDGIGPEITAEAVKVLNALGEKFELEEAPVGGAGYEAKGHPLPDSTLALAKEADAILFGAVGDWKYDKLERALRPEQAILGLRKHLQLFANFRPAICYPQLTGASSLKPEIVSGLDILIVRELNGDIYFGAPRGLREAPDGPFEGAKEGFDTMRYSEPEVRRIAHVAFQAAQKRQKKLTSVDKANVLETSQLWRDTMIDVAKEYQDVELSHMYVDNAAMQLVKAPKAFDVVVTGNMFGDILSDEAAMLTGSIGMLPSASLDKNNKGLYEPSHGSAPDIAGKGVANPLATILSAAMMLRYSLGKTEQADRIESAVKKVLEQGYRTGDIATADGRVVGTKEMGDAVLKAL from the coding sequence ATGAAGATTGCAGTTCTGCCCGGCGACGGGATCGGTCCGGAAATCACCGCCGAAGCGGTCAAGGTCCTGAACGCGCTCGGCGAGAAGTTCGAGCTGGAAGAAGCGCCCGTCGGCGGCGCGGGCTACGAGGCGAAGGGCCATCCGCTGCCCGATTCGACGCTGGCGCTCGCGAAGGAAGCCGATGCGATCCTGTTCGGCGCGGTCGGCGACTGGAAGTACGACAAGCTCGAACGCGCGCTGCGTCCGGAGCAGGCGATTCTCGGCCTGCGCAAGCATCTGCAGCTTTTCGCGAACTTCCGTCCGGCGATCTGCTATCCGCAATTGACGGGCGCGTCGTCGTTGAAGCCGGAGATCGTGTCGGGTCTCGATATTCTCATCGTCCGCGAACTGAACGGCGACATCTACTTCGGCGCGCCGCGCGGCCTGCGTGAAGCGCCGGACGGCCCGTTCGAAGGCGCGAAGGAAGGCTTCGACACGATGCGCTATTCCGAGCCCGAAGTGCGCCGCATCGCGCACGTCGCGTTTCAGGCGGCGCAGAAGCGTCAAAAGAAGCTGACGAGCGTCGACAAGGCCAACGTGCTCGAAACGTCGCAACTGTGGCGCGACACGATGATCGACGTCGCAAAGGAATATCAGGACGTCGAGCTGTCGCACATGTACGTCGACAACGCCGCGATGCAACTGGTGAAAGCGCCCAAGGCGTTCGACGTCGTCGTGACCGGCAACATGTTCGGCGACATCCTGTCTGACGAGGCCGCCATGCTCACCGGTTCCATCGGCATGTTGCCGTCGGCGTCGCTCGACAAGAACAACAAGGGCTTGTACGAGCCGTCGCACGGGTCCGCGCCGGACATCGCGGGCAAGGGCGTCGCCAATCCGCTCGCGACCATCCTTTCCGCCGCGATGATGCTGCGCTATTCGCTCGGCAAGACCGAGCAGGCCGATCGCATCGAAAGCGCGGTCAAGAAGGTGCTGGAGCAGGGCTATCGCACCGGCGATATCGCCACGGCGGACGGCCGAGTCGTCGGCACGAAGGAAATGGGCGATGCGGTGCTGAAGGCGCTGTAA
- a CDS encoding succinate dehydrogenase assembly factor 2 → MVDNQDNSHQSDPLRRARLRWRARRGLLENDLIFERFFSRYEHDLSDADVAALTRLLELSDNELMDLLLARTEPEGDLATPDVIRLLETLRTV, encoded by the coding sequence ATGGTCGACAATCAAGACAACTCGCATCAGTCCGATCCCCTTCGCCGGGCGCGCCTTCGTTGGCGCGCGCGGCGCGGCCTGCTGGAAAACGATCTGATCTTCGAGCGTTTCTTCAGCCGATATGAGCATGACCTCAGTGACGCCGACGTGGCCGCGTTGACCCGTCTGCTGGAACTGAGCGACAACGAACTGATGGACTTGCTGCTGGCGCGCACGGAGCCTGAAGGCGACCTCGCGACGCCGGACGTGATCCGCTTGCTGGAAACGCTGCGCACCGTGTGA